One Primulina eburnea isolate SZY01 chromosome 4, ASM2296580v1, whole genome shotgun sequence genomic window, gtAAAAAAAAGAGCACTGATTAATCGACAGCTAAAAACAATGTGTCATATAGTTTGAAACAAGTTACGCACAGCCAGTAGCAATGTAACATTCATAATTGATGGAAAAACGTCACGAACAACGACGTGTACAAAATCTGaaatcaaaacaaaatataatataaaacataaaatataaaatatacgtTCGAAAAATAAACATGAATTCATTATCGATTGGAAAaagcataaaattttaaaacaattaaatgaTCACAAACATTGAACAAAAAAACGAACCTAAAATTTGGTGacattttggattttttttgaGATTATGAAAAATGaaacaacaattaaaataaattggaATGATTGTTAATCAAAGTATATGACGTTTGTGACTCGTGAAGAGAAAACACATACAATAGGCTGTAGagtgtatatatttttttttgaaaggaaACCACATAATCATTCACATAAATTacacttttatatatatatatatatatatatatatatatatatatatatatatatatatatatatatatatatatatatatataacgcaAACAAGGGGTcctatttataaaaaattaaaagccTTGAATCGAAAGACACAACTATTCATAAAATAGTGTACCATTTCATAACCATCTCTACATAAAAATCAAATGTCCTTTTGGCCATTGTGATTTCAATTTTGTTTGAATATATATTATActataatatatacatatatacacacacacacacacacacacacacatatatatatatataattttttttgatcAGAAActatgattaaattaattagagaaACAATTACAGGTACAGTGGATGAGTGTTCCACAATACATAGGATTAATGCACATACAATAGAATCCTTTTATCAATTTTGAAAACAAACTAGCAATAGATAAAACTCCAATCTCTAACAAGATCCGAGACCGACATATGCTGAAAATGTGGTATACTGATTGTCCATGTCGCCACTCTAAATCTGATTGTCTCCCATAAGGCTTCCGAAGATTCTTCTCTATCCCTGAAGATTCTACTATTTCGTTCCAGCCATATAGACCAATAGATGCAATGTACGACTATGTACCAGAATTTTTGCAGTCCCTTTCCCTTTAGGAAGCCCGGCTCCATGATGAACATTTCTTTCGCTGTCATTGGGAAAATCCACTCGAACCCCAAGCGACTCATGACTTTGTTCCATATTCCATTCGTAAAAGAACAATGCACTAAAATATGATCTTGGGTTTCTTCAGCTTTCTTGCATAGAGTACACCACTGTGGTGATAATGTAAAGCCAGGCCTTCGTCTCTGCACCGCATCGCAAGTCTGTAATTTTCCCAAAGCCACAATCCAAGAAAACACCTTTCCTTTATTGGTACATGTATTTGCCAGATATTAGAATAGTATGGGAACTCATCAGTTGAGTTGTTCGAAAAGAAAGAGTTATAAAGGGATGACACAGAGAAAGCACCAGAAGGATCTCCTAACCAAACCCGAACGTCCGCTAGCCCCACGCTCAGCCTAACTGAATCTAAGATACCTAAAAGATCACTGAACTCTCCCAACTCTACGTCGTTTAACCCTCTTCTGAACCTCACATCCCATTGAAAATTAGATACACCATGAGAATCGAAAATAGAGTAGAAGTGTTTAATTGGTTTGTTAACCGACAAAGAAATGCGAAACAGATTAGGAAACAACTCTTTAAAGGACACCACTCCCACCCACCTATCCTCCCAGAAACGTAAGAAATCCCCCCTTTAAGTACCGTGCCAATCAAGTGATGACAAATCGAGTAAGAACGAGAAATAAACTTCCATGGGCTTCTAAAAGTCGAGTTCTTCACCCACTTAATATCTCTTCCATTTTCCTGATTCCCGTAAATGCTCGCCAAGACTTTTTTCCACAAAGATTCCTGTTCCACCACGCATCTCCACCACCATTTACCTAAAAGCGCCAAATTTATCATCCGTATGTTCCCCAAACCAAGACCTCCTCTCTCTTTCGGCTTGCACACTTGCTCCCAACCGACAACATGGGAATGAGCCTCCCCATCGGGTCCATCCCATAAAAAGTCACGCATCAATTTTTCCATAAGTTGTGCCACCCTAATAGGTACCTTGAAGAGGGACATGAAGTAAGTCGGCATGGCACTGAGGACCGATTTAATTAATGTCAACATACCACCTCTTGATAGGAATGACTTTTTCCAACTCGACAATTTTTTTGACATTCTTGAAATCATAGGTGCCCAGAATTCCATTTTCATTGGATTGCCTCCCAAAGGTGCCCCAAGATACTTGATTGGCCATTGCTCTTTCTTGCATCCAATATTTCTTGCCACCTCATCTACCTCTTCCTCCGAGTAGTTCAAGCCTAAAACTGATGTTTTTTCGAGGTTTATTTTGAGCCCCGATTTAATGCAAAACAATTTCAATAATCTCATCGCTTTCATCAAATGACTATCGGATTGGACAAGGAAGAGCGTGTCGTCTGCAAACTGTATGTGTGAAATCTCGATTTTTTCCCTCCCAACCACAAGTCCTCTTACAACATTATCCTGTTTTTCCTTGTCGATCAAACGCCCCAAACCATCAATAACCAGATTGAACAGAAATGGAGATAAAGGGTCTCCTTGTCTGAGACCCCTTCCCCCTTCAAACTTTCCTCGTGGCCTTCCATTAATGAATATCGAGAAAGAAACATTAGAGATACATCCCTTAATCCACTTCCTCCACTTTTCTCCGAATCCTTTCTTTGTAAGAACAAAATCAACAAATCTCCAGTCTACATTATCGTAAGCTTTTTCCAAATCAACTTTCAAAATCCACCCTTTCTTCTTTTTCCTTCTATACTCCTCCACAACTTCATTTGCGATTAGACAACAATATGTTATCTGTCTTCCTTTTATGAATGCACACTGATTTTCCGCTATTGTTTTGCTCATCACTGCCTTCAATCTGTTAGTCAATACTTTTGCCAAGATTTTGTATAAGCTTGTGGTTAGACTGATTGGCCGAAAATCTTTAATCCTCATTGCCTCTTGTAACTTTGGAATAAGGCAGATATATGTTTCATTCGTAGATGCATTGACAATTCCTCCCTCAAAGAATTCAGCGAATACTTTGAAAAGATCCGATTTAACTGTATCCCAATTTTTCTGATAGAAAGCCAACGTGAAACCATCCGGGCCCGGTGTTTTGTTTCCATCGCATTCAAACACTGCTGCTTTGATCTCATCCTCTGAAAAGTTAACCTCCAAATGTTCTGCATCGACCGAATCTAAAGGACACCACTCCACCCCCTCAATGCCCGTCCAGTCTCCTTCCGATGCCCTATACAGATGTTTGTAAAAACCCACAATGGTGTTCTCAATTGCTTTTTCTTCTGAAACCAAGGACCCATCCTCCAACTCTATTTTTTCGATAATTGCTCTATTCCTTCGGCCAGTCAGCAAAGTGTGGAAAAACTTAGTGTTTTGGTCCCCTTCTTGGAGCCATTTGACTTTAGCTTTTTGGCTCTCCATTTGAAATTTCCGGATGTGTAAAGTTTCCAGCTCACATTTTGCCTCTCTTCGGTGCTCCTGTAAGTTGGGATATGAATTTCCCCCCTCCTCTCTCGCATCCAGCTGTGAAATTTTGTTTTGCAACTCCGAAATTCTTACATTGACATCACCGAATACCTCGAAGTTCCATTTTTTGACTTTTGATTTTATGTCTTTGAGTTTGCTCATGAACTTGAAACCCTCCCACCCCTGTATGGTACCTGTATTCCACCATGCCTCGACTTACTCTTTGAGTTTGTGGTGCAACAACCAAGCATTCTCGAACCTGAACGGTGTAGGGCCCCATCTCAGTCTCGCTGTGTCTAACAAAATAGGGTTGTGATCAGATGTGATTCTTGGTAGCACCGTATGTCTGAATGAAGGGAATATATCCATCCACCCCCTTGTTACGAAAAACCTATCAAGTCTGCAACAGATTGGATTGATCCTGAAGTTGGACCAAGTAAACTTAGCATTCAACAGAGGAGGGTCGTACAATTCCAATTCCTGTATAAGATTGTCAAAACAATACATACTAGGGGTAAGAGAATTGCTGTTCATTTTTTCGTTCAAATTCCGAACCACATTAAAATCTCCTCCAATGCACCATCTCTCGCCACAAATGGAATGCAAACCCGCTAGTTCATCCCAGAAAAAATCTCTCTGTCTCGGCTTACATGGCCCGTACACTGCAGTGAACCACCACTTGAATTCATCTTTCCATTTGATTTCAATAGAGACTGAGAAATCCCCAATCAAGTTTTCAGTTACCAAGATCACTCTCGGATCCCACATCACCAGTATTCCCCCTGATCTTCCTTCCGCCGGTAAAGTGACCCAATCTACGAATCTCGATTTCCACAAACTTGCAACGAATCGACGATCAACCATCATTTTCTTTGTTTCTAAAACCACAAAGATGTCTGGATTTTCCTTTCTAATAACTGTGCGAACTAGTTCCCTTCTTCTGGAAGACCCTCCCCCCCTAATGTTCCAAGAGCATATCTTCATGTCAAACGGTTTGCTCCCTTAGAATTCGAACCTTTCTCATAATTGATCCCCCATTGAAGCCTGCTCAGTTCTTTGCTTAAACTACCCGAAATCTTTTTAACATCCTTTTTTGAATGGTGCTCTGTTCCCACATTCCCAATTTCCTTTTTATCCCTACAACTGACCTCCACCACAATTCTTTTGAAAGCTTCAATCTCGGAACTCGACTTGTCATGTATGTATGATTGCACTCCTCTTAACAACCCACTAGAAAACCCCAAAGCAGAAAAAGACGAGGGAAAAAGAACGTGAAGTTTGAAAGAATGATTAAGACTCGAAGGAGGGAAGCGGGAAAATACCTTTCCCACTAGAGGTTTGGTGTTTTCCAGAATATGTGGCTCATGGATTTCATCTTCCTGTTTGAACAGTTCATGAATCTCCACATCTTCTGTGTCGGTGTTGGTGTTGGTCTTGATGTCTGCATATGATGATATTTCGCTTCCATCCTCCGAAGAATAAAGATTCTCTTCCCTAATGTCGTCTTGTTGATCATCGAAATTAAAATCATCTACCTCATTGAGATCGAAGTCCCCAGTCTTGCTCAGAACATCCTCGTTACCTTCCTCCATGTTCACCCTCTCTCCGGCCTCAGTGCACTTTAATAGGTTAATGTCTTCAATATCTTGAAATGAAACTGATTGGATTGGAGTATGTCTGAAGTCCTTTATCTCTTTTGGTACTATTCTTTTTAGTATCTTCTTGACCTTTCTTCCCATCCGTTGGTTAGCCGACAATGAGTTGACTGCTACCCCTTCTTTTGCTGAGGTAGAATGCTAAATCCCTAGCTCTTCCCCCATGTTGTCCTTGTGACAGTAAGTAGGCTCCCCCTTATCTTTGCTGGTCCTGGGGATATTTGTATTTCCCCACCCTGCCGCTGTCTTTTTGCCATTAATCAGTGCTTGGGCGTAAGTCTGTTTTGTGTAAGCTTCATAGGCCTTAATATCGAATGAGTCAACAGTAATTGTAACATCCGAACGTTCCCCATTCAAGAGTATAGACATTCTGTTTTGAATGAACCCTTCTCTATTTCCTTTAACATTTATCTTGGCTGCATCTAGTTGTCGGAAATTTAACGTATCTTTACTGATCTCCAACAATCCCCCGCATCGTTCTCCAATAACTCTGAAATTTTCAATCGTCCATAGATGCCATGATAAGCCAAAAATCCTGATCCAACTATTACAGCACTTGTAAACCGTATC contains:
- the LOC140830301 gene encoding uncharacterized protein → MKICSWNIRGGGSSRRRELVRTVIRKENPDIFVVLETKKMMVDRRFVASLWKSRFVDWVTLPAEGRSGGILVMWDPRVILVTENLIGDFSVSIEIKWKDEFKWWFTAVYGPCKPRQRDFFWDELAGLHSICGERWCIGGDFNVVRNLNEKMNSNSLTPSMYCFDNLIQELELYDPPLLNAKFTWSNFRINPICCRLDRFFVTRGWMDIFPSFRHTVLPRITSDHNPILLDTARLRWGPTPFRFENAWLLHHKLKE